A stretch of Nitrospira sp. DNA encodes these proteins:
- a CDS encoding DUF3644 domain-containing protein, whose product MVAAIEIYNKPDFRYREESFAILVLNAWELLLKAKLLTEHSNDPKCLYVYEARASKKGKPTKKRYKKRNRAGNCQTLGLGQCVVALEKRGTALAPGVKKNLDAISEVRDNAVHFIAAGPLLAKQVFEFGTAAVANFLRLAREWFAYDLSKYHLYLMPIGFVAPPRDAESIVVSSDEALLIRYLSALAAATEVADDDPYQIALTLNLRMKRTNATTGLRVAITDDPDAPKVFLKDEVFKARYPWTYNQLTAKLRKRYSDFKVTNKYHVARRALMADAKYCMSRFLDPDNPKSARQDFFSPHVFEEFDKRYTLRKGVA is encoded by the coding sequence TTGGTCGCAGCCATTGAGATCTACAACAAACCTGACTTTCGTTACCGTGAAGAGTCCTTCGCCATTCTGGTCCTCAATGCATGGGAGCTCCTACTCAAAGCCAAGCTTCTCACTGAACACTCCAATGATCCCAAGTGCCTTTACGTCTATGAGGCGCGGGCAAGCAAGAAGGGAAAGCCGACGAAGAAGCGCTACAAGAAGCGCAACAGGGCCGGTAACTGCCAAACCTTGGGTCTGGGGCAATGCGTCGTTGCACTGGAGAAACGCGGCACAGCACTAGCCCCTGGTGTCAAAAAGAATCTCGACGCAATCTCAGAGGTTCGCGATAATGCCGTCCACTTCATCGCCGCCGGGCCTCTTCTAGCCAAGCAGGTCTTTGAGTTCGGTACTGCGGCTGTCGCAAACTTCCTTCGTCTAGCGCGCGAGTGGTTTGCCTACGATTTGTCCAAATATCACCTCTATCTCATGCCCATCGGGTTTGTTGCGCCACCTCGCGATGCGGAGAGCATTGTTGTCAGTAGCGATGAAGCCCTATTGATTCGATACCTTTCGGCCTTGGCAGCAGCCACCGAGGTCGCTGATGACGATCCATATCAAATTGCACTCACCCTGAATCTTCGGATGAAGCGCACCAACGCCACTACTGGGCTTAGAGTGGCGATTACCGACGACCCTGACGCTCCGAAAGTCTTCCTGAAGGACGAGGTGTTTAAGGCCCGCTATCCCTGGACATACAACCAGCTTACTGCGAAGCTTCGGAAGCGCTATTCCGACTTCAAGGTTACGAACAAGTATCATGTCGCCCGCAGGGCTCTGATGGCCGATGCTAAGTACTGCATGTCTCGCTTCTTGGACCCAGACAATCCAAAGAGCGCACGACAAGACTTCTTCAGCCCTCATGTGTTTGAGGAGTTTGACAAACGCTACACTCTTCGCAAAGGTGTGGCCTAA